One Acidobacteriota bacterium genomic window carries:
- a CDS encoding tail fiber domain-containing protein, giving the protein MGCGAPFVGITFLNAPSGCLNYNVMGDGPSLYLNRVTGGAMVFRENNVNQMAILSGGNVGIGTAAPVERLHVAGNIRVNGCIGDAAVVIGGVCISDIRYKKNIEPLTASLAKIAALRPVTYNWRAEEFPEKHFGPARSFGLIAQEVEQVLPEMVVTDEQGYKAVNYSQLPLYSIQAIKELKTENDALKARADAQQMEIEQLKGIIEQRLGVQVSKAGNRQ; this is encoded by the coding sequence ATGGGCTGCGGCGCGCCATTTGTCGGCATCACCTTCCTCAATGCTCCCAGCGGCTGCCTCAACTACAACGTCATGGGGGATGGCCCCTCGCTCTACCTGAACCGTGTCACCGGGGGCGCTATGGTCTTTCGCGAAAACAACGTGAACCAGATGGCCATCCTGTCCGGCGGCAACGTGGGGATCGGGACCGCGGCCCCCGTCGAGCGCTTGCATGTGGCGGGGAACATCCGCGTAAACGGATGTATCGGAGACGCCGCGGTGGTGATCGGAGGAGTTTGCATATCCGATATACGATACAAGAAGAACATCGAGCCGTTGACGGCCTCGCTCGCGAAGATAGCGGCGTTGCGGCCGGTAACGTATAACTGGCGCGCCGAGGAGTTTCCTGAGAAGCACTTCGGCCCGGCGCGCAGCTTCGGGCTGATCGCGCAGGAAGTGGAGCAGGTGCTGCCGGAGATGGTGGTCACCGACGAACAGGGCTACAAGGCGGTCAACTACTCGCAACTGCCGCTTTATTCCATCCAGGCCATCAAGGAGCTGAAGACGGAGAACGACGCGTTGAAGGCCCGAGCTGACGCCCAGCAGATGGAGATTGAGCAATTAAAGGGCATCATCGAGCAACGCCTGGGTGTGCAGGTGTCAAAGGCGGGGAATCGGCAGTAG